The Wolbachia endosymbiont of Ctenocephalides felis wCfeT genomic interval TTATTAGGAGATAAAAAAATTTATTTACAAGACAACATGATAGTTAAGGTAGTGACCTATCAAGATAAAATAATTTCCGCACATGTGCCTGACTACGTAACACTTACTGTAAGGGAAACAGAGTCCGTGATTAAAGGGCAAACCGCCACTTCCTCTTATAAGCCTGCAATTCTTGAAAATGGGATGCGTGTTAGTGTACCTCAGTTTATCAAAGAAGAGGATAAAATTGTAGTTTATACTCCTGACGATAGCTATTACGAACGAGTAAAAGAATAAAAAGATGTCTATCTCATCACCAAGAATTAATGTGATGCTTGACTCTGTGCGCAATGCTTCAAAACAGCTTATGCGTGATTTTAATGAGTTACAGATCTCTAGTGTTAAATCAGCGGATTTTATTAATAAAGCTTATTTAAAATCTAAAAAGACAATACATTATTATTTACATAATTATAAGCCAGATTATGGTTTTATTTTTGAGGATGATATTGACCAAGAAATAAAGGAAGATGAAAATGGTTACACTTGGTTTATTATGCCTATAGAAGCTAGAGAAAATTTTTCTAGCTGCATGGTTTATTTTGCAGTATCAGTGTGCCTGATTCACAAAAATAGAGTTATAGCAGTTGTGATTGAAGCTCCGGCTCTAAAAGAAACTTTTTGGGCAGAAGAAAAGAAAGGTGCTTTTCTTGAAGATTTTAAACTCCGTCACATAAAACTGCGCATGAAAAACCGTGAAAGTGGTTTAATAGATGTAAGTGGCAATCTACTCAATAAACTACAGCCAGGCAATAATAATATACGTTCTATCGGTTCAACACTTTTGGGCTTTGCTTATCTTGCTGCAGGAAGGTATAGTGGAATAATTTATTCTGGAATTAACAGGTATAAGGCTCTAATTGGCAGGCTTTTGCTTCAAGAGAGTGGTGGAAGATTAACAGAGAGTAATAAATTACTTGTTGCGGGGGATATGACATTTTAGACCTTACTCTAGAATAGATGAAATATTGCTTTGCGGATAGTATGTAACGAATCTAAAAAATTATTTTGTTCTTATAGTTTTCGTGCTAATATAATGCTTAGGTGAAGTAAGTAGCTGCTGTTGTGCGGTAGGCATAACAGAGGAAAGTCCGGGCTCCAAGGAAAAATAGTGACGGATAACATCCGCCGGAGGTAACTCTAGTTATAGGGCTACAGAAAATTACCGCCTAATGTTTTTAGGTAAGGGTGAAAAGGTGCGGTAAGAGCGCACCATAGCAATGGTAACATTGATAGTTGAGTAACCAGCACTAGGAGCAAGATTAAATAAGAGTAGGCCTTATGTTTTCCTCATATCTACTCGGGTAAATCGCACGAAGTAAATGGTAATATTTATTCCAGATAAATAGCTACATAAACAGAACCTGGCTTATACTTCACCTAAGATCAATATAAGCCACCATTGTTTATCATGCGTTATCCTTTACTTGTTCTGTTTGATAGCCACCACTACTTTCGCCTATATTAACGCCGGAGTATTCTTCGTCGTCAATATATTCTTTCAGAATATATCCTCTGCCCCAAACAGTTTCTATATGACTTTTTCCATCATTAGCGCTTTCAAGTTTTTTACGCAACTTACACATAAAGACATCAACTATTTTATTATCTGAAGGCTCGTCCAGACCATTGTAAAGATGGTTCAAGAACATTTCCTTCGTTAATACTGTACCTTTACGTAATGCCAATAATTCTATCATAGAATATTCTTTGTTGGTAAGATGCACTGTCTTACCTTTTACTGTGACAACTCGATGATCAAAGTTGATTTCGATATTGCCGATTCTGATCACTGATTCAGGATGACCTTTAGTACGACGCACTATAGCCTTAATACGAGCAAGTAGCTCGCTTTTATGAAATGGCTTAGTCAGATAATCATCAGCACCATACCCGAGCCCTTTAGCTTTGTGATTAACAGCAGACATACATGATAGAATTAAGACCGGAACTTTAATTTTCGCACTTCTTAATCTTAACAATATGTCATATCCGTCAATATCACCAGGTAAGTGTATATCCAGAATAACTAAATCATAATAGTCTCCATTTGAAGAAACCATATTATTGTTATAATCCTGTGCAGAAGTTACAACGTCGCAAAAGTGCCCGTCGGAAGTTAAAGCATTCACGACAGTTTTTGCACTCACTTGATCATCTTCAATTAATAATATACGCATATTTTACACCCCATAAAATAATTTATAATTTTAGTAATATATATAACTAAGGAAAGTAACAAATCAAATCTTTATTAACAAATGATCAAAATTACACTTAATAATTATTAATTAACAGTAAAAATACCATTCCAAAATTATATAAAAATATAATAGATATATCATATACCATAATAATAACACTATTTTTAGTAAATATTGAATTAAAATTGTTATTGCTACAATAATACTTATGTTAATAAATATTTAACTATATTTATATCATGTTTTTAATTTACTTGTCCTTTAGTCTTAAAATATAAGTAATACTTTGGTAATGTTTGTGGTGATATCAATTTTAGGTGCTGGTGCATGGGGTACAGCGATTGCAATTTCATTAAGTAATAAACAAAATATAACTCTATGGACCCGTAATGACACTACATTTAAATCAATTAGTGAAAAAAGAGAAAGTGATAAATTGCCTGGTTGTTTCATTTCTGATAATGTATCAATAAAATTGGCTATTGAAGATGCAATTGACGCTTCAATGGTGATTCTTGCTGTTCCTACTCAGTCTCTACGCGAAGTGTGTCAGCAACTACATAACTACAATCTGAAAAAAGACGTAGCCATCATTTTAGCTTGCAAGGGAATAGAAAAAAATACACTAAAATTGCCAAGTGAAGTAGTAAATGAAACTTTCCCTAGCAATCCAGTTGCTATCTTTTCCGGTCCTAGCTTTGCTATAGAAGTTGCAAAAAAATTACCATATACGATGGTTCTTGCTTGCCAAGATGACACGTTAGGTTTAAAGTTAATATCGGAATTAAAACAGAAAGACATTACATTAAATTTCAGTAATGATGTTATAGGGGTGCAAATTTGTGCAGCATTAAAAAATGTTTTTGCTATAGCATGTGGAATCATTTTAGGTAAAAAGCTCGGGTTTAATGCTCATGCAGCATTGATTACAAAGTGTATGAATGAAATTAAGACTTTATACTCAGTAAAAGTTGATAACAACAATGTAAACATAGATACGCTACTGGGACCATCATGTTTGGGTGATTTAGTTATGACTTGCACATCCTTGAATTCAAGAAACTTGTCTTTTGGATTTAAAATAGGTGATGGCTGTGATATTAAGCAAGTTTTGTTGGAGGGTAAATCGGTAATTGAGGGTTTTAGCACTGCTCAGTCTGCCTTTAATTTAGCAGAGAAATTAAAGATCAAGATGCCTATATGTGAAGCAGTATATAAATTGTTATATGAAAATGCTTCTATAGAGGATACTATATCTGTTTTTACAAGTTAATTTAATGTATTATGAAATTTATATATAAACTAATATCAACCTGGTGGTTGTCTTGCACAGCAACCAAAATGCCAGGTACCGTAGGTAGCTTAGCTTCTCTTCCTCTTGCTCCTGTTATATTGAGCAACAAAATTTTAGGTGCGGCAATTATTTCTTTTTTATTTGTGGTTGGATTATGGTCTACTGGTAACTATGTAAAGCATTATCAAACTTCGCAGGACCCAAAAGAAGTTGTAATTGATGAAGTGGTTGGTCAGCTGCTTACAATACTTTTAGCTTCGGTGTTGTTTAGCAATTACAAAGATGATTATTTCTTACTGTTGTTGTGCTTTCTTTCCTTTAGATTTTTTGATATAATAAAAACGTGGCCTATAAATTTGATCGATAAAAATACCAAAGGTCCTCTAGGTGTTATGCTAGATGATATTATAGCTGCAATTTTGGCTTGTGCTTTTGTAGGAGCTTTGTATTGTTTATTGTCATTGTATGCAGCTTCGTCACTCTGATTTAGTTACTCAAAATCTTCAAGATTATATACTTTATACGGTAAATTTATCCGAATGGGAAGTGCATGATGAATTTGATGATATTGTATTTGTAATAAATGGTACTAAAGAATCGCTATTTAATTTTGTGTTTTGTAAAGACCAATGTACTGAGCTATCTGCACAAAAAACTTTAGATTACCTTAAAGCAAGAAGCGTAGAAGCAACATGGGTAGTAAATTCGCATGCTACAATAAGAAATATTTTAGAAAAAAATGAGATAGATCATGCTAGTACACCAAAGAAAGCTCTATTAAATATAAAAAATTATTTTTTGCCAAATGATGTTATTGCAAATATGGAATTAAAAATCGTAAATAATCACCAATTATTGGAGCAGCTGGATTTACACACTTCTAAAATTTTTTATCACAATATTGGAATTGTTAGTACATTTTTTCGCGGATTATCAAATTATGATTATGAAAACTCAGGATTAAAATTTTTTCTTGTAACACTAAATGGTGAAATTGTTGGCACGTGTGGTCTTTACGTTCAAGATGGTGTGGCTGGTTTTTACAGTGACGGTGTTTTATCAAAGTATAGAAATAGGGGGGTGGGTACTCAAATGATTTTAGAAAGGATAAAGTTAGCGCAACGGCTTAAATGTAAGCATATAATAGCGCATTGTATGAAGCCTTCAGTTAATCTTTATAAGAGGTTAGGGTTCCAAATGTTGGGTAATCTCTATTTGTATACCTCTTCGGCATAATTTATGCACAATTTTGCTTAAAATTTTTACCTTTATTTTAAAAGCACCATGTTTTTTCTGTATGAAATAGTTTTGGTATTAGTTCTGATATTGTTTTATCTTTCTTATTCTAAGTTAAAAACTCTAAATAAAATTAGAAATTTACAACACCAGAATATTATCATCAATAATTTAATCGACACTATAGACGATGGATTTTATATTTGGGATGCAAAGAAACGTATAGAAACATTTTCTCCCAACTTACTGATCTTGCTTAACACTGTATTTTACTCATTTAGTGAATTTGTGAATTTCTTTGAGCAATCAGAAGCTTTAGTCAAAAATTTCAATGAAGCAAAAGAGATAAATAAGTCTTTTGCTTTAGATTTGAAATCAAAAGATGGCGAAGTTTATTGTATATGCTATGGGAGGAGTATAATAAATGATTTTAATAATGTAATTGGTGTACTGCTGTGGATAAGAAATATTTCAGACTATAAAATAAGGGCTAACGGACTTGAATTAGAGAATAATAAACTTACAAAAGAAGTAAAAAACTATGAGGAAGTTTTTAATTCTTTACCATTTCCAGTGCTAAAATATAACAAGCACAAAAAAGTCAAGTTTTATAATTTGTTCTATGATAAATACATAAATAGCTCTCAAAAAACAGCCATCACCACTAGTATCTATAGTGGTAAGTCAGGAAGACACGTTATAACCTGCAATAGTGAGCGAAAAATTTTCGATTTTACTAAAATTCCAGTGCAAGATTCTGGAGCGATGGTAGTATATGGAACAGACGTCAGCAATGAAGAAAAATTACATGCTGAGTTAAATGATTATTTTGCTATGCAGAAAAATCTACTTGAAGAACTATCAATTGCTATAGCAATATACAGTAAAAATCAAAAATTGAAGTTTTATAATAATGCTTTTGTAAAAGTCTTTCAATTTACTCCAGAATTTCTTGCATCTTATCCAACTTATCACGAAATCATGCTTTATCTATTTGAGTCTAAAAAGCTTTTAAAGGAGGAAGATTTTCATATTATTGTTAACCAAAGGCACAAATTGTTTAGAAAATTACTTGAGTCATATAATGGTATACTGCATCTTACTAATGGGAAGAAGATTAGAATGCTAGTTATGCATTATGCCTCGGAGGATTTGCTTTTTTCTTATGAGGAGTGTGAAAAATAATACATATAATCCGTGTAACTTTTCCTAAAGGGTCTTGTAATTAACAAGCTCAATACTTATATATTTTCATATTAGATAACATTCATAAGGGAGTATTCGTTATGGGAAGAGCAATAGGTATAGATCTTGGGACAACAAACTCTTGCGTTGCAATAATGCAGGGTAAAGATACCAAAGTAATAGAAAATAAAGAAGGAGCAAGAACAACTCCATCTATAGTTGCGTTCACTTCATCAGGCGAAAGGTTGATTGGCTCTCCAGCAAAAAGGCAAGCCACTACCAATGCAAGTAACACTTTCTTTGCTACCAAGAGATTGATAGGACGTAAAAATAGCGATCCTGAAATGAAAAATCTGAATGTACCATACAAAGTATTTGCAGCGAAAAGTGGTGATGCATGGGTCAAAACTAGCGACAATAAAGAATACTCTCCTAGCCAAATTGGTGCATTTATACTACAAAATATGAAAGAAGCAGCAGAAGCTTACCTTGGTGAAGAAGTAAAGGATGCTGTGATAACAGTACCGGCATATTTTAATGACTCTCAACGTCAAGCAACAAAAGATGCAGGAAAAATTGCTGGATTAAATGTGCTCAGAATAGTAAATGAGCCAACGGCTGCAGCACTTGCTTATGGTCTTGATAAGAAGCACGGGCACACAATAGTAGTGTATGACCTTGGAGGTGGTACGTTTGACGTTTCAATACTTGAAATAGGTGATGGAGTGTTTGAAGTAAAAGCTACGAATGGAGACACTCATCTTGGTGGTGAAGACTTTGATAACGCAGTAATGAACCATCTTCTTGATGAATTCAAGAAAAGTAGTGGAATAGATCTGAAAAATGATCCAATGGCAATGCAAAGGATCAAAGAAGCTGCTGAAAAGGCAAAAATTGAATTATCAAGTGCAATGGAAACTGAGATAAATCTGCCATTCATTACAGCTGATGCGAGTGGTCCAAAGCACTTAAACATTAAATTAACAAGGGCAAAACTTGAAAGTTTAGTAAATGATCTGATTGAAAGAACTATGGCCCCTTGCAAAAAAGCTCTTGCAGATGCTGGTTTATCAGCAGATAAGATTGGTGAAGTAGTACTTGTTGGCGGTATGACTCGTATGCCAAAAGTAATAGAAAAAGTTAAGGAGTTCTTTGGCAAAGATCCACACAGAGGAGTAAATCCTGATGAAGTAGTAGCAATTGGAGCTGCGATCCAAGCTGGTATAATTCAAGGTGATGTGAGAGATGTATTATTACTTGATGTAACACCACTTTCTCTTGGTATTGAAACATTAGGTGGAGTGTTTACCCCGCTTATCGAGCGTAACACTACAATTCCTACTAAAAAATCTCAGGTATTTTCAACAGCAGAAGACAGTCAAACAGCCGTAACTATAAAAGTTCATCAAGGTGAAAGAAAGATGGCTGTTGACAATAAGCTGCTTGGCCAGTTTAGTCTGGAGGGGATACCTCCCGCTCCACGTGAAGTGCCGCAGATTGAAGTAACATTTGATATAGATGCAAATGGAATAGTACATGTTTCTGCAAAAGATAAAGCCACTGGAAAGGAACAAAAAATACGTATCCAATCTTCAGGCGGATTATCTGATGAAGAAATCAATCGTATGGTGAAGGAAGCTGAGGAAAAATCACAAGAAGATGATAAGCGTAAAAAATTCATTGAAGTGAAGAACCAAGCTGATAGTTTAGTTCACTCTACAGAAAAATCTTTGAAAGAATATGGCGATAAAGTTCCAGAAGATGATAAATCTGCAATTGAAAATGCATTAAATGAACTGAAGGAAGCTAGTCAATCTGATAATCTTGATGATACCGATTCAATACAGCAAAAGGTTAATAACTTATCTCAGGTGTCTATGAAGCTTGGGGAAGCTATGTATAAAGAATCTCAGCAACAACAAACAGAAGAAAGCTCTACAGCAGCAGATGATAAGGAAAAGGTGGTAGATTCTGATTATCAAGATATAGACAGTAAAGAAGATAATAAATAGAGAAGCCTAATGTTTTTATAAACTACGAAAGGCTTTTCTTGCTTATTATTACCTATTTTCATCGATTTTTACCTTGCTGTTGTCGCTTTCTCCTTTAGCGGGAATAATATTTGTTTTAAATAATCCATAGAATGTTTACAATAGAGTAATGTTATCTCAAAATTAACATGAAAATTGACCCTGTAAAGCTAACAAAGGAACTTATCTCCTTTGAGAGTATAACACCAAGAGATGGTGGAGCAATAGAATACATAGCAAAAATTCTCACAAAAGGTGGCTTTGATTGTCAAGTCTTGGAGTTTGGTGATAATGGCACCAAGGTTAAAAATCTCTATGCGAAATATGTAAATGGAGTGCCAAACTTATGTTTTGCTGGACATGTTGATGTTGTGTCACCAGGTCGATTAGAAGATTGGATATCCAATCCATTTAAGCCAGACATTCGAGACGGAATGCTATATGGAAGAGGAGCGGCTGACATGAAAAGTGGAGTGGCTGCATTTATTGCTGCTATGGTGAATCTAGTTGCAGAGAAATTCGAATTTAATGGTTCAATGAGTGCATTGATTACAAGTGCTGAAGAAAGTACAGAAGAATATGGCACAAAAGCTGTTTTAGAATGGATGGAAAGTAAACACAAAAAGATAGATTATTGTGTAGTTGCTGAACCAACCAGCAATAAGAGATTAGGTGATACCATAAAAATAGGCAGACGTGGTTCTGCAACATTTGAATTAATATGCTACGGAAAGCAAGGGCACGTTGCTTACCCAGACCTGGCTGATAATCCTATAGATAAAATGATAACAATATTAGATAAGATAAAAAACACTACCTTTGATAATGGTAATGAGCACTTCCAACCTTCAAATTGTGAAGTTACCACTGTTGATGTTGGAAATAGTACTGATAATCTAATACCTGGTTCGGCAAGTGCACGCTTCAATATTCGCTATAATAACATACAAACACCTGATGATTTGTGTGAACTTATTAATGAAATATGTTCTAGTGTTACTGATGATTATAAGCTTTCTATGAAGAATAGTAGGGATGTTTTCTTATCTACTCCAGATCGAAATATTGATATCATGATTGATGCAATACACAAAGAGACTAATATTGATGCTGTGCTTAGTACAAGTGGTGGTACATCCGATGCTGCATTTATAAAAGATGTCTGTCCGGTAATTGAGTTTGGTATGGTCAATAAAACTGCACATCAGGTAAATGAGAGTATATTAGTAAATGATATAAACAAATTAACAGCTATATATAAAGAATTTATAGAAAATTATTTCACTCCTGCCAATAAAGTA includes:
- a CDS encoding inositol monophosphatase family protein, whose translation is MSISSPRINVMLDSVRNASKQLMRDFNELQISSVKSADFINKAYLKSKKTIHYYLHNYKPDYGFIFEDDIDQEIKEDENGYTWFIMPIEARENFSSCMVYFAVSVCLIHKNRVIAVVIEAPALKETFWAEEKKGAFLEDFKLRHIKLRMKNRESGLIDVSGNLLNKLQPGNNNIRSIGSTLLGFAYLAAGRYSGIIYSGINRYKALIGRLLLQESGGRLTESNKLLVAGDMTF
- a CDS encoding response regulator transcription factor, giving the protein MRILLIEDDQVSAKTVVNALTSDGHFCDVVTSAQDYNNNMVSSNGDYYDLVILDIHLPGDIDGYDILLRLRSAKIKVPVLILSCMSAVNHKAKGLGYGADDYLTKPFHKSELLARIKAIVRRTKGHPESVIRIGNIEINFDHRVVTVKGKTVHLTNKEYSMIELLALRKGTVLTKEMFLNHLYNGLDEPSDNKIVDVFMCKLRKKLESANDGKSHIETVWGRGYILKEYIDDEEYSGVNIGESSGGYQTEQVKDNA
- a CDS encoding NAD(P)H-dependent glycerol-3-phosphate dehydrogenase → MVISILGAGAWGTAIAISLSNKQNITLWTRNDTTFKSISEKRESDKLPGCFISDNVSIKLAIEDAIDASMVILAVPTQSLREVCQQLHNYNLKKDVAIILACKGIEKNTLKLPSEVVNETFPSNPVAIFSGPSFAIEVAKKLPYTMVLACQDDTLGLKLISELKQKDITLNFSNDVIGVQICAALKNVFAIACGIILGKKLGFNAHAALITKCMNEIKTLYSVKVDNNNVNIDTLLGPSCLGDLVMTCTSLNSRNLSFGFKIGDGCDIKQVLLEGKSVIEGFSTAQSAFNLAEKLKIKMPICEAVYKLLYENASIEDTISVFTS
- a CDS encoding phosphatidylglycerophosphatase A, with translation MKFIYKLISTWWLSCTATKMPGTVGSLASLPLAPVILSNKILGAAIISFLFVVGLWSTGNYVKHYQTSQDPKEVVIDEVVGQLLTILLASVLFSNYKDDYFLLLLCFLSFRFFDIIKTWPINLIDKNTKGPLGVMLDDIIAAILACAFVGALYCLLSLYAASSL
- a CDS encoding GNAT family N-acetyltransferase, which codes for MQLRHSDLVTQNLQDYILYTVNLSEWEVHDEFDDIVFVINGTKESLFNFVFCKDQCTELSAQKTLDYLKARSVEATWVVNSHATIRNILEKNEIDHASTPKKALLNIKNYFLPNDVIANMELKIVNNHQLLEQLDLHTSKIFYHNIGIVSTFFRGLSNYDYENSGLKFFLVTLNGEIVGTCGLYVQDGVAGFYSDGVLSKYRNRGVGTQMILERIKLAQRLKCKHIIAHCMKPSVNLYKRLGFQMLGNLYLYTSSA
- the dnaK gene encoding molecular chaperone DnaK, which produces MGRAIGIDLGTTNSCVAIMQGKDTKVIENKEGARTTPSIVAFTSSGERLIGSPAKRQATTNASNTFFATKRLIGRKNSDPEMKNLNVPYKVFAAKSGDAWVKTSDNKEYSPSQIGAFILQNMKEAAEAYLGEEVKDAVITVPAYFNDSQRQATKDAGKIAGLNVLRIVNEPTAAALAYGLDKKHGHTIVVYDLGGGTFDVSILEIGDGVFEVKATNGDTHLGGEDFDNAVMNHLLDEFKKSSGIDLKNDPMAMQRIKEAAEKAKIELSSAMETEINLPFITADASGPKHLNIKLTRAKLESLVNDLIERTMAPCKKALADAGLSADKIGEVVLVGGMTRMPKVIEKVKEFFGKDPHRGVNPDEVVAIGAAIQAGIIQGDVRDVLLLDVTPLSLGIETLGGVFTPLIERNTTIPTKKSQVFSTAEDSQTAVTIKVHQGERKMAVDNKLLGQFSLEGIPPAPREVPQIEVTFDIDANGIVHVSAKDKATGKEQKIRIQSSGGLSDEEINRMVKEAEEKSQEDDKRKKFIEVKNQADSLVHSTEKSLKEYGDKVPEDDKSAIENALNELKEASQSDNLDDTDSIQQKVNNLSQVSMKLGEAMYKESQQQQTEESSTAADDKEKVVDSDYQDIDSKEDNK
- the dapE gene encoding succinyl-diaminopimelate desuccinylase, with translation MKIDPVKLTKELISFESITPRDGGAIEYIAKILTKGGFDCQVLEFGDNGTKVKNLYAKYVNGVPNLCFAGHVDVVSPGRLEDWISNPFKPDIRDGMLYGRGAADMKSGVAAFIAAMVNLVAEKFEFNGSMSALITSAEESTEEYGTKAVLEWMESKHKKIDYCVVAEPTSNKRLGDTIKIGRRGSATFELICYGKQGHVAYPDLADNPIDKMITILDKIKNTTFDNGNEHFQPSNCEVTTVDVGNSTDNLIPGSASARFNIRYNNIQTPDDLCELINEICSSVTDDYKLSMKNSRDVFLSTPDRNIDIMIDAIHKETNIDAVLSTSGGTSDAAFIKDVCPVIEFGMVNKTAHQVNESILVNDINKLTAIYKEFIENYFTPANKVLNQINIITGSPLQTLY